From Mycoplasma sp. 2045, a single genomic window includes:
- a CDS encoding ABC transporter ATP-binding protein has translation MQRAQTKNYVPAHFSFFELTKNYRTASLLSILFAILEVVAQVLIPLAVKKLMDNGIQKLAFAALQNEAWNGILKYSLVIIALALASLAFGALSGIFASKAAAGLGYNARAYAYKNLMRLSFKNLDNYSNGTLITRLTTDIVSIQNAYLNIIRMMLRAPIMILVAISIAFTIAPILASILLAIMVVLAIFIGFVMFMVYRRYHLMLKAYDGLNTKIGENLNAIRTIKSFVKEQDELLDIKNSSALVRKISIMTEKWINSNRALFGLLIYVCLVSFIAVATKDIVVNKQNATMDFGTLTSFIGYMFQVLVNFILFSVGVINVTSAKASAKRIRELIEEKPILVQKEDGLTEVASGKIEFRNVSLKYKEHAELNNLNNINLTIEPGETVGILGKTGAGKSSLISLIPRLYDVTNGEVLVGGVNVKDYDLEALRNEVSIVLQKNVLFTGTVAENMRWGNEEATDEEIIEALKKASAYDFVFAKDGLSTWVEESGNNFSGGQKQRLSIARSILKKSKILILDDSTSAVDNNTDKKIQHSLKYELGDVTKIIIAQRISSIQHANKIVIINDGEISGIGKHEELLKSNEYYRHLYETQNRGSDE, from the coding sequence ATGCAAAGGGCACAAACTAAAAATTATGTTCCTGCACATTTTAGTTTCTTTGAATTAACGAAAAATTATAGAACTGCTTCATTGCTTTCTATATTATTTGCTATTTTAGAAGTTGTAGCACAAGTGCTTATTCCGTTAGCTGTTAAGAAATTAATGGATAATGGAATTCAAAAGTTAGCATTTGCAGCATTACAAAACGAAGCGTGAAATGGTATTTTAAAATATTCACTTGTTATTATTGCGCTTGCTTTGGCATCACTTGCCTTTGGTGCACTTAGTGGAATTTTTGCATCCAAAGCAGCTGCAGGACTAGGTTATAATGCTAGAGCATATGCTTATAAAAATTTAATGAGATTATCATTTAAGAACTTAGATAACTACTCAAATGGTACTCTTATAACAAGACTAACAACTGATATTGTTTCTATTCAAAATGCTTATTTAAACATCATTAGAATGATGCTTAGGGCACCAATTATGATTTTGGTTGCTATTTCTATTGCATTTACAATAGCACCTATATTAGCATCAATTTTGCTTGCTATTATGGTTGTGTTAGCTATATTTATTGGTTTTGTAATGTTCATGGTTTATAGAAGATATCATTTAATGCTTAAAGCTTATGATGGCTTAAACACAAAAATTGGTGAAAACTTAAATGCGATTAGAACAATTAAATCATTCGTTAAAGAACAAGATGAATTGCTTGATATTAAGAACTCATCAGCATTAGTTAGAAAAATTTCTATAATGACCGAAAAATGAATTAACTCAAACAGAGCTTTATTTGGGTTACTTATTTATGTTTGTTTAGTTTCATTTATTGCAGTTGCTACAAAAGATATTGTTGTGAATAAGCAAAATGCAACAATGGATTTTGGTACGTTAACTTCTTTCATTGGTTATATGTTCCAAGTTTTAGTTAACTTCATTTTATTCTCTGTAGGTGTTATTAATGTAACTTCTGCTAAGGCATCAGCTAAAAGAATTAGAGAACTTATTGAAGAAAAACCAATTTTAGTTCAAAAAGAAGATGGGCTCACAGAAGTTGCTAGTGGAAAAATTGAATTTAGAAATGTGTCTTTGAAATATAAAGAACACGCTGAATTAAATAACTTAAATAATATTAATTTAACAATTGAACCAGGTGAAACTGTTGGTATTTTAGGAAAAACAGGAGCTGGTAAATCTTCACTTATTTCACTTATACCAAGGTTATATGATGTAACTAATGGAGAAGTTTTAGTTGGTGGAGTTAATGTTAAAGATTACGATCTTGAAGCACTTAGAAATGAAGTTTCTATAGTACTTCAAAAGAATGTTTTATTCACAGGAACAGTTGCCGAAAATATGCGTTGAGGAAATGAAGAAGCAACTGATGAAGAAATAATTGAAGCACTTAAAAAAGCATCGGCTTATGACTTTGTTTTTGCTAAAGATGGCTTAAGCACTTGAGTAGAAGAATCAGGAAACAACTTTTCAGGTGGGCAAAAACAACGTCTTTCAATAGCAAGATCTATACTTAAGAAATCAAAAATTCTTATCTTAGATGACTCAACTAGTGCAGTTGATAATAATACAGATAAGAAAATCCAACACTCACTTAAATATGAATTAGGAGATGTAACTAAAATCATTATTGCGCAAAGAATTTCATCAATTCAGCACGCAAATAAGATTGTAATTATTAATGATGGTGAAATTTCAGGAATTGGTAAGCACGAAGAACTTTTAAAATCAAACGAATACTACAGACATTTATATGAAACACAAAATAGAGGTAGTGATGAATAA
- a CDS encoding NAD(P)/FAD-dependent oxidoreductase, with amino-acid sequence MNEIYDLVIIGGGPAGLNAALYASRANLNVAFVEKGAPGGKLSSTAKVENWLGTSEIEGWKLAQEFFDHAKEYGAKYLYGTVTKINNLGKYDKEIVLSDDSVVKAKSVLIATGMINRRPTFIPEYDRFENFGISYCVVCDAPLFGKNPSVVLGDGNSAVEESIYLSRIASEVNLVIRDETFKADKVLVEELLRQPNIKVFKNSQIVKLLGDRQLEGVVIENKNGEQTELKVLSFFPYIGFESSAWFAQDLGILDEKGFIVTNDKMETNVPGIYAAGDIRQTKVRQIVTAASDGAVAARSIIDYLS; translated from the coding sequence ATGAACGAAATTTATGATCTTGTGATTATTGGTGGAGGACCTGCTGGATTAAATGCAGCTTTATATGCATCAAGAGCAAACTTGAATGTTGCATTTGTTGAAAAAGGTGCTCCTGGTGGTAAATTATCATCAACTGCAAAAGTTGAAAACTGATTAGGTACATCTGAAATTGAAGGCTGAAAATTAGCTCAAGAATTCTTTGACCATGCTAAAGAATATGGAGCTAAATATCTTTATGGTACAGTTACAAAAATTAATAACTTAGGTAAATATGATAAAGAAATTGTTTTATCAGATGATTCAGTTGTAAAAGCTAAATCAGTTTTAATTGCAACTGGAATGATAAATAGAAGACCAACTTTCATACCTGAATATGATAGATTTGAAAACTTTGGAATTAGCTACTGTGTTGTTTGTGATGCCCCATTATTTGGTAAAAATCCATCGGTAGTCTTAGGTGATGGAAATTCAGCTGTTGAAGAATCAATTTACTTATCTAGAATTGCTAGTGAAGTTAATTTAGTTATCAGAGATGAAACATTCAAAGCTGACAAAGTTTTAGTTGAAGAATTATTAAGACAACCAAATATTAAAGTGTTTAAAAATTCACAAATAGTTAAGTTACTGGGTGATAGACAACTTGAAGGAGTTGTTATTGAAAATAAAAATGGTGAGCAAACAGAACTTAAAGTTTTATCGTTTTTCCCTTACATAGGATTTGAATCGTCTGCGTGATTTGCTCAGGATTTAGGAATACTAGATGAAAAAGGTTTTATCGTTACTAACGATAAAATGGAAACGAATGTTCCAGGAATTTATGCAGCAGGTGATATTAGACAAACAAAAGTTCGTCAAATAGTGACAGCAGCATCAGATGGTGCAGTAGCTGCTAGAAGCATAATTGATTATTTAAGTTAA
- the lgt gene encoding prolipoprotein diacylglyceryl transferase, translating to MNNSAYPAWVPDSPIAEGTSTILFSIGSFQMHLYSFMIMLGFILSILTVFFFWYKEGWNIDILFVIILITVPAGIIGARLGFVIERLIYQPDNPFPNSHWYAIWQGGLSIQGGVVLAAFLDIVYLYTKRKDIDLKKAFGYILPAVLVGQFVGRFGNYANHEVYGKIDWTGASVLVFGKSFASNMYISDSLTASMGLEGAYRYPLFLYEGLANLIGYILICWVVNYFGLLRPGSGGALYLIWYGITRAAMEPLREESYNLYSVVAILFIIGGGLALIYFEFLRGNLYVRKLEKYKFVFEHKNKEVYLNHVNITSFSYLFSKLWTKRPVA from the coding sequence ATGAATAATTCAGCATATCCTGCTTGAGTACCTGATTCTCCAATAGCAGAGGGTACTTCAACAATCTTATTTAGTATTGGTTCCTTTCAAATGCACCTTTACTCATTTATGATTATGTTAGGTTTTATCCTATCAATTCTTACTGTTTTCTTCTTCTGATATAAAGAAGGCTGAAATATAGATATCTTATTTGTGATAATTTTAATCACAGTTCCTGCTGGTATCATTGGAGCTCGTTTAGGGTTCGTTATTGAAAGACTTATTTATCAACCTGATAATCCATTCCCTAACTCGCATTGGTACGCAATTTGACAAGGGGGGTTAAGTATTCAAGGGGGAGTTGTTCTAGCCGCTTTCCTTGATATAGTTTACTTATACACAAAGAGAAAAGATATTGATCTGAAAAAAGCATTTGGTTACATTCTTCCAGCAGTTTTAGTAGGACAATTTGTTGGACGTTTTGGAAACTATGCTAACCACGAGGTTTATGGAAAAATAGACTGAACTGGTGCATCAGTATTAGTATTCGGAAAATCATTTGCTTCAAATATGTACATTTCTGACTCATTAACTGCAAGTATGGGTCTCGAAGGTGCTTACAGATATCCATTATTCTTATACGAAGGATTAGCAAACTTAATTGGTTACATTTTAATTTGTTGAGTTGTTAACTACTTTGGTTTATTAAGACCAGGGTCAGGTGGAGCTTTATACTTAATTTGATATGGTATAACTCGTGCTGCAATGGAACCTTTACGTGAAGAATCATATAACCTTTATTCAGTAGTTGCGATCTTATTCATCATCGGTGGTGGATTAGCGCTTATCTACTTTGAATTCTTAAGAGGAAACTTATATGTAAGAAAATTAGAAAAATACAAATTTGTATTTGAACACAAAAATAAAGAAGTTTACTTAAATCACGTAAACATCACAAGTTTTAGCTACTTATTTAGTAAATTATGAACTAAAAGACCTGTAGCTTAA
- the hprK gene encoding HPr(Ser) kinase/phosphatase, with protein MNKERKKINVKKIIDFYDLKIINGENQELIYNDIYQPAIKRVGLELAANYLNDRINKNVIAWGTAESSWFFEIGKTKAYQAIECVISQQPPLVILSKGFNKPAINWVVDIANKYKVPVALVNMSTSYISTNIGSYLNNYFGEVTQVHGTLVLIGGTGVLITGASGVGKSEAALQLIQQGAVLISDDAVLIKDNGNIFIGSSPEITRNFLEIRGIGLVDIKKLYGVSTVAKSSIIDLVIELVKQDGNSEFDRLGVDYLEYPIFGRSIKKMQIPIKEGGSAASLIRAAVNTYLARNDGMNVLDEIYERTLLENE; from the coding sequence ATGAATAAAGAACGTAAAAAAATTAATGTCAAGAAAATCATTGATTTCTATGATTTAAAAATCATAAATGGTGAAAATCAAGAATTGATTTATAACGACATTTATCAACCTGCAATCAAACGCGTAGGGTTAGAATTAGCAGCTAATTATTTAAATGACAGAATTAACAAAAACGTTATTGCTTGAGGAACTGCTGAATCATCTTGATTTTTTGAAATAGGCAAAACTAAAGCTTACCAAGCTATAGAGTGTGTTATTTCACAGCAACCTCCACTTGTTATTTTGTCTAAGGGGTTTAATAAACCTGCGATTAACTGAGTTGTAGATATAGCGAATAAATATAAAGTTCCAGTTGCACTTGTTAATATGAGTACATCTTACATATCAACAAACATCGGTTCATATTTAAATAACTACTTTGGAGAAGTTACACAAGTTCACGGAACATTAGTCCTTATTGGAGGAACAGGTGTGCTTATTACTGGAGCTAGTGGAGTTGGTAAATCTGAAGCTGCTTTACAATTAATTCAGCAAGGCGCAGTTTTAATTAGCGATGATGCTGTGTTGATTAAAGATAACGGAAACATTTTTATCGGATCATCTCCAGAAATTACACGTAATTTTCTTGAAATCAGAGGTATTGGTTTAGTTGATATTAAAAAACTTTATGGAGTATCAACTGTAGCCAAATCATCAATCATCGATCTTGTTATCGAACTTGTTAAACAAGATGGTAACAGTGAATTCGATAGATTAGGTGTTGATTATTTAGAATATCCAATTTTTGGACGTTCAATTAAGAAAATGCAAATACCAATCAAAGAAGGAGGTTCAGCTGCTTCATTAATTAGAGCTGCTGTTAATACTTACTTAGCTAGAAATGATGGTATGAATGTATTAGATGAAATTTATGAAAGGACACTATTAGAAAATGAATAA
- the uvrA gene encoding excinuclease ABC subunit UvrA codes for MSKENLLIIQGARENNLKNIDLTLPKNKLIVFTGLSGSGKSSLAFNTIYEEGRRRYVDSLSSYARMFLGGTKKPDVDKIEGLSPSISIEQKTVHNNPRSTVGTVTEIYDYFRLLFARIGKPYCPTHNIEISTQTTKDILNSIYEQEPNSRLVILAPLVDGEKGTHQNLFEKLKKEGFLRVKVNGMYMMLDEPIDLNKNNKHTIELVIDRVRLTEENYNRISQALEIATEYADGLIKIENVDLDKTFIFSKTYSCIYKDFNMPKIETRLFSFNAPYGMCDNCKGLGLEFKADFDSIVSEPWRSISEGGIEYFQNTVNTQNLEWQEFDQLLNYYNINKNTPIEDLWEKELEIIKYGSHEPIAYTLVSSSNNIIRREKEIDGILTKIEKMYYETTSDRRRDYLKKYMGSFTCSVCKGSRLNEYALAVKLDNKNIYDFIALSIEDSLVAVNKLIDTLNDNDKQISSLITKELIDRLSFLKNVGLDYLTLNRSAESLSGGEAQRIRLATQIGSNLTGVLYVLDEPSIGLHQKDNLKLIDALRKMVDIGNTLIVVEHDEDTMFASDYIVDIGPEAGLNGGTVVAQGTLDEIVKSKNSITAKYLSGEWKIEVPATRRGGNGKQVTIYGARENNLKNIDVTIPLGKLVAVTGVSGSGKSTLVNEILVRGIQHSLGLSEGLNHKKAKFKTISGLNNIDKVIAVSQSPIGKTPRSNPATYTGVFDDIREIYENIEESRIRGYTKSRFSFNVPGGRCEKCSGDGFIKIEMHFLPDVYVPCDQCDGQRYNKETLEIKYHNKNISQVLDMSVDEAIVFFEHRNKIIEKLQILQDVGLGYIKLGQMSTTLSGGEAQRVKLATYLQKKPTGKTVYVLDEPTTGLHTHDVKKLIHILNRIVENGDSVIVIEHNLDVIKSCDHIIDLGPDGGVHGGQIVSQGTPEQVAVNPRSYTGQFLKKIL; via the coding sequence ATGAGTAAAGAAAATTTATTAATTATTCAGGGAGCTAGAGAAAATAACCTTAAGAATATTGATTTAACTTTACCTAAAAATAAGTTAATTGTATTTACAGGTCTTAGTGGTAGTGGTAAAAGTTCACTTGCGTTTAACACAATCTATGAAGAAGGAAGGAGAAGATATGTCGATTCTCTTTCATCTTATGCAAGAATGTTTTTAGGAGGAACCAAAAAACCAGATGTTGACAAAATTGAAGGACTAAGTCCATCAATTTCGATTGAACAAAAAACTGTTCATAATAACCCTAGATCTACTGTTGGGACAGTTACTGAAATTTATGATTATTTCAGATTACTTTTCGCAAGAATTGGTAAACCATATTGTCCTACACATAACATTGAAATTTCGACTCAGACAACTAAAGACATTTTAAATTCAATTTATGAACAAGAACCTAATTCAAGACTTGTTATTTTAGCCCCATTAGTTGATGGAGAAAAAGGAACACACCAAAATCTTTTTGAAAAGCTTAAAAAAGAAGGTTTCTTAAGAGTTAAAGTTAACGGTATGTATATGATGCTTGATGAACCTATTGATTTGAACAAAAACAACAAGCACACTATAGAATTAGTAATTGATCGTGTTAGATTAACTGAAGAAAATTACAATAGAATTTCACAAGCTTTAGAAATTGCAACTGAATATGCAGATGGATTAATTAAGATCGAAAATGTTGACTTAGATAAAACATTTATCTTCTCAAAAACATATTCTTGCATCTACAAAGATTTCAATATGCCTAAAATTGAAACAAGATTATTCTCATTCAATGCTCCATATGGAATGTGTGATAACTGTAAAGGGTTAGGTCTTGAGTTTAAAGCTGACTTTGATTCAATTGTTTCTGAACCTTGAAGATCAATTAGCGAAGGTGGAATTGAATATTTCCAAAATACAGTCAATACTCAAAATCTTGAATGACAAGAGTTTGATCAACTTTTAAATTACTACAATATAAACAAAAACACACCTATTGAAGACTTATGAGAAAAGGAGCTTGAAATAATTAAATATGGTTCACACGAACCTATTGCTTACACATTAGTTTCTTCATCAAATAACATCATTAGAAGAGAAAAAGAAATTGATGGTATCTTAACTAAGATTGAAAAAATGTATTATGAAACTACTTCAGATAGAAGAAGAGATTACCTTAAAAAATATATGGGTTCATTCACTTGTTCAGTATGTAAGGGTTCAAGATTAAATGAATATGCATTAGCAGTTAAATTGGATAATAAAAATATTTATGATTTTATTGCTTTATCAATCGAAGATTCGCTTGTAGCAGTTAATAAATTAATTGATACATTAAATGATAATGACAAGCAAATTTCATCATTAATTACAAAGGAATTAATCGACAGATTAAGCTTCCTTAAAAATGTGGGTCTTGACTATTTAACCCTTAACCGTAGTGCTGAAAGTTTAAGTGGTGGAGAAGCTCAACGTATTAGATTAGCTACTCAAATTGGTTCAAATTTAACAGGTGTTTTATATGTTTTAGATGAACCATCAATTGGATTACATCAAAAGGATAATTTAAAACTTATTGATGCGCTTAGAAAAATGGTTGATATTGGAAATACATTAATTGTTGTTGAACATGATGAAGACACAATGTTTGCATCTGACTATATCGTTGATATAGGGCCAGAAGCTGGATTAAATGGTGGAACAGTAGTTGCTCAAGGTACTTTAGATGAAATAGTAAAATCAAAAAATTCAATTACAGCTAAATATTTATCTGGTGAATGAAAAATCGAAGTTCCAGCAACACGTAGAGGTGGCAATGGTAAACAAGTTACTATTTATGGAGCTAGAGAAAATAACCTTAAAAATATTGATGTAACTATTCCTCTAGGTAAATTAGTTGCAGTGACTGGAGTTTCAGGATCAGGAAAAAGTACATTAGTTAATGAAATTTTAGTTAGAGGAATTCAACATTCACTTGGACTTAGTGAAGGTTTAAATCACAAGAAAGCTAAATTTAAAACTATTTCAGGCTTAAACAACATTGATAAAGTTATTGCAGTTTCTCAGTCGCCAATTGGAAAAACTCCAAGATCAAACCCTGCTACTTACACAGGTGTGTTTGATGATATTAGAGAAATTTACGAAAACATTGAAGAATCAAGAATTAGAGGATATACAAAAAGTAGATTCAGTTTCAATGTGCCTGGTGGTAGATGTGAAAAATGTTCAGGAGATGGTTTCATAAAAATTGAAATGCACTTTTTACCTGATGTTTATGTGCCTTGTGATCAATGTGATGGTCAAAGATACAATAAAGAAACACTTGAAATAAAGTACCACAACAAAAATATTTCTCAAGTTTTAGATATGAGTGTTGATGAAGCAATTGTATTTTTTGAGCACAGAAATAAGATTATTGAAAAACTTCAAATCTTACAGGACGTAGGTTTAGGTTATATTAAGCTTGGACAAATGTCGACGACTTTAAGTGGTGGAGAAGCACAACGTGTTAAGTTAGCGACTTACTTGCAAAAGAAACCAACAGGTAAAACAGTTTATGTCCTTGATGAACCGACAACAGGATTACATACTCACGATGTTAAGAAATTAATTCATATTCTTAATAGAATTGTTGAAAATGGCGACTCAGTTATTGTCATCGAACACAACTTAGATGTAATCAAATCTTGTGATCACATTATCGATTTAGGACCTGATGGAGGAGTTCACGGAGGACAAATTGTTTCTCAAGGGACACCTGAACAAGTTGCTGTAAATCCAAGAAGTTATACAGGTCAATTTCTTAAGAAAATTTTGTAA
- a CDS encoding UvrB/UvrC motif-containing protein, with product MRNARSLIQITGRAARNANGKAVFYADRITEAMKICMDDNEEKRRIQLAYNKKHGIVPRTIIKPISEPIHGHDITNAVEAILAKQNKTKSGDKIDKKAKQEIIDDIRNQMNQAAKELDYERAIELRNILLELQETK from the coding sequence ATGCGTAATGCAAGAAGTTTAATTCAGATTACAGGTCGTGCAGCTCGTAACGCAAATGGTAAAGCAGTTTTCTATGCTGATAGAATCACCGAAGCTATGAAAATTTGCATGGATGATAATGAAGAAAAAAGACGTATTCAGCTTGCTTACAATAAAAAACACGGAATTGTACCTAGAACAATTATAAAGCCTATAAGTGAGCCAATTCACGGTCACGATATTACAAATGCTGTTGAAGCTATTTTAGCTAAACAAAACAAAACTAAATCAGGCGACAAAATTGATAAGAAAGCTAAGCAAGAAATTATTGACGATATTAGAAATCAAATGAATCAAGCTGCAAAAGAGCTTGATTATGAAAGAGCTATTGAGCTTAGAAATATATTATTAGAATTACAAGAAACAAAATAG
- a CDS encoding DEAD/DEAH box helicase family protein, which yields MSIFDLKADYKPQGHQPKAIKELAEGVKKGITDQVLLGVTGSGKTFTIANVIKEVNRPTIILSHNKTLASQLYSELKSFFPNNAVEYYISYFDYFRPEAYEPSTDVYIEKDSKTNEQIEILRMSAINSLITRKDVIVVASVSAIYGALSPEVYKDSFFRFYKGQEIGLNNFITQLIKIKYDRNDIDQSPGDFTVKGDTVIVRPADSENHAIRISFFGDEIEDIATIDPLTKEVSKKYNIYVLSPGDEYATDKSIFDRIIPKIEEELAQSIAKFVKEQKILESARLSQRVKNDIDDMKEFGTCKGIENYSMYLDGRTFGQRPYTILDYFPKDSLMLIDESHMFIPQLGAMYKGDRSRKEKLVDYGFRLPSAFDNRPLMFNEWETEFKFPRIYISATPGDYELEKTEPSNISKLYVRPTGLVDPEIIIKQSKIKLKTSMTL from the coding sequence ATGAGTATATTCGATTTAAAAGCAGACTATAAACCACAAGGTCATCAACCTAAAGCAATTAAAGAATTAGCAGAGGGTGTTAAAAAAGGAATTACTGACCAAGTTCTTTTGGGAGTAACAGGTTCAGGAAAAACTTTTACTATTGCTAATGTTATCAAAGAAGTCAATAGACCTACTATTATTTTGTCTCATAATAAGACTTTAGCAAGTCAGTTATATAGTGAGCTAAAGTCATTTTTTCCTAATAATGCAGTTGAATATTACATTAGTTACTTTGACTATTTCAGACCTGAAGCTTATGAACCAAGTACTGATGTTTATATTGAAAAGGATTCTAAAACTAATGAGCAAATTGAAATCTTAAGAATGAGTGCAATTAATTCATTAATTACACGTAAAGACGTAATTGTTGTGGCCAGTGTTTCAGCTATTTATGGAGCACTTTCTCCTGAAGTTTATAAAGATTCATTCTTTAGATTTTACAAAGGTCAAGAAATTGGGTTGAATAACTTTATCACACAACTTATCAAAATTAAATATGACAGAAATGATATAGACCAGTCTCCTGGAGATTTCACAGTTAAAGGTGACACGGTAATTGTTAGACCTGCTGATTCTGAAAATCATGCAATTAGGATTTCATTCTTTGGAGATGAAATTGAAGATATTGCGACAATAGATCCACTTACAAAAGAAGTCTCTAAAAAATATAATATCTATGTACTTTCACCTGGTGACGAGTATGCTACAGATAAAAGTATTTTTGATAGGATAATTCCAAAAATTGAAGAAGAATTAGCGCAATCAATTGCAAAGTTTGTTAAAGAACAGAAAATACTTGAGTCTGCAAGATTATCTCAAAGAGTTAAAAATGACATTGATGATATGAAAGAATTTGGTACTTGCAAAGGTATAGAAAACTACTCAATGTATCTTGATGGTAGAACTTTTGGCCAAAGACCGTACACAATTTTAGATTACTTCCCTAAAGATTCATTAATGTTAATTGATGAGTCACATATGTTTATTCCACAATTAGGAGCAATGTATAAAGGGGATAGATCAAGAAAAGAAAAGCTTGTTGACTATGGTTTTAGATTACCATCTGCTTTTGATAACAGACCTTTAATGTTTAATGAATGAGAAACTGAATTCAAGTTTCCTAGAATTTACATTTCAGCAACACCGGGTGATTATGAACTTGAAAAAACTGAACCAAGTAATATTTCAAAACTTTATGTTCGTCCAACTGGATTAGTTGATCCTGAAATTATTATTAAACAAAGCAAAATCAAATTGAAGACATCTATGACACTATAA